From Streptomyces chrestomyceticus JCM 4735, one genomic window encodes:
- a CDS encoding iron-siderophore ABC transporter substrate-binding protein — MRRLLLTVAAATAAALTLGACGTTEPAAGQAKQSTGHLTLTGASGTKVELDGPAKKVVGTEWNVVEHLVALGVAPVGIADVKGYKSWDKAVPLKNEPKDIGTRGEPSMDTVASLAPDLIVATSDLPKAALTQLRKIAPVLDLKSADAADPIGQMTKDLDLIAQATGTTERAGKLKKGFEAKLAAGRQELEKAGRQGTAFAFADGYVDGSQVTIRPYTGGSLVGAVNEKLGLKNPWTMKGDPAYGLGTTDVEGLTKLGDVQFAYIGSDDDKTSNPFTGALAGNAVWKSLPFVKAGKVHRLPDGVWMFGGTGSMESYVDSVVAALKK, encoded by the coding sequence ATGAGACGACTCCTGCTCACCGTCGCCGCGGCCACCGCCGCCGCGCTCACCCTGGGCGCGTGCGGCACCACCGAGCCCGCGGCCGGCCAGGCGAAGCAGTCCACCGGCCACCTCACCCTCACCGGCGCCTCCGGGACGAAGGTGGAGCTGGACGGGCCCGCCAAGAAGGTCGTCGGCACCGAGTGGAACGTCGTCGAGCACCTGGTGGCGCTCGGCGTCGCACCGGTCGGCATCGCCGACGTCAAGGGATACAAGTCCTGGGACAAGGCCGTACCGCTGAAGAACGAGCCGAAGGACATCGGCACCCGCGGCGAGCCGAGCATGGACACCGTCGCCTCGCTCGCGCCCGACCTCATCGTCGCCACCAGCGACCTGCCCAAGGCCGCCCTCACCCAACTGCGGAAGATCGCCCCGGTGCTGGACCTGAAGTCCGCCGATGCGGCCGACCCGATCGGGCAGATGACGAAGGATCTCGACCTGATCGCCCAGGCCACCGGCACCACGGAGCGGGCCGGCAAGCTGAAGAAGGGCTTCGAGGCGAAGCTCGCGGCGGGCCGGCAGGAGCTGGAGAAGGCCGGGCGCCAGGGCACCGCGTTCGCCTTCGCCGACGGCTACGTGGACGGCAGCCAGGTCACCATCCGCCCGTACACCGGTGGCTCGCTGGTCGGCGCGGTGAACGAGAAGCTCGGGCTGAAGAACCCCTGGACCATGAAGGGCGACCCGGCCTACGGGCTCGGCACCACCGACGTCGAAGGGCTGACCAAGCTCGGTGACGTGCAGTTCGCGTACATCGGCAGCGACGACGACAAGACCAGCAACCCGTTCACCGGGGCGCTCGCCGGCAACGCGGTCTGGAAGTCGCTCCCGTTCGTGAAGGCGGGCAAGGTGCACCGGCTGCCCGACGGTGTGTGGATGTTCGGCGGCACCGGGTCGATGGAGTCGTACGTCGACTCCGTCGTCGCCGCGCTGAAGAAGTGA
- a CDS encoding FG-GAP repeat domain-containing protein: MAKLPGRKRGRALSRLAVAAVAAALVGTSASAAVADAPVPAPMKNLDMNKLAQAAPKAGAGAHAKARATVRARTQSATPVFGMFGVERSSGFLYQYVLDGRGGFDERTFVTGNWDLFRAAAPVDNDDNGDRDGMWAWDNAGNLYFNSATEHRTVGGGWNIYDKVLSPGNLGGGGAYDILARDKSGVLWLYLGYNNGQVDPRVKIGAGWGGYTQIAGAGDLTGDGKADIVARDGSGVLWLYKGTGNYKAPFSSRVKIGAGWNGYNALVGTGDVDLDGRADLVARGNDGKLWLYKGTGNASAPFAPRKQLGFGYNIYSWMF; encoded by the coding sequence GTGGCCAAACTTCCCGGCCGTAAGCGCGGACGCGCCCTGTCGCGTCTGGCTGTCGCGGCGGTCGCCGCCGCCCTGGTCGGCACCAGTGCCTCCGCCGCGGTGGCGGACGCACCGGTCCCCGCTCCCATGAAGAACCTCGACATGAACAAGCTGGCGCAGGCGGCGCCCAAGGCCGGGGCCGGGGCCCACGCCAAGGCCCGCGCCACGGTCCGTGCCCGGACGCAGTCCGCCACGCCCGTGTTCGGCATGTTCGGTGTCGAGCGCTCCTCCGGCTTCCTGTACCAGTACGTGCTGGACGGCCGCGGCGGGTTCGACGAGCGCACGTTCGTCACGGGCAACTGGGACCTGTTCAGGGCCGCGGCACCGGTCGACAACGACGACAACGGCGACCGTGACGGCATGTGGGCGTGGGACAACGCCGGCAACCTGTACTTCAACTCCGCCACCGAGCACCGTACGGTCGGCGGCGGCTGGAACATCTACGACAAGGTGCTGTCGCCCGGCAATCTCGGCGGCGGCGGCGCGTACGACATCCTCGCCCGCGACAAGTCGGGCGTGCTGTGGCTCTACCTCGGCTACAACAACGGCCAGGTCGACCCGCGCGTCAAGATCGGTGCCGGCTGGGGCGGCTACACCCAGATCGCCGGTGCCGGCGACCTGACCGGCGACGGCAAGGCCGACATCGTGGCCCGGGACGGCTCCGGCGTGCTGTGGCTCTACAAGGGCACCGGCAACTACAAGGCGCCCTTCTCGTCGCGTGTGAAGATCGGTGCGGGCTGGAACGGGTACAACGCCCTGGTCGGCACCGGTGACGTGGACCTGGACGGCCGCGCCGACCTGGTCGCCCGCGGCAACGACGGCAAGCTGTGGCTGTACAAGGGCACCGGCAACGCGTCGGCCCCCTTCGCGCCGCGCAAGCAGCTCGGCTTCGGCTACAACATCTATAGCTGGATGTTCTAG
- a CDS encoding GH92 family glycosyl hydrolase, with translation MRLRHRHRPLPGTARSVALAAAALLVLTASSPAVASPPQKPLEKRTFISSFEDGDPQPDWRDTVETGPDGTGKTSGVGPESGPGAGMSSHPDSGPTASPTARTNAGFSGLRALRYAGTHTAAGRGHSYNKVFDVEVPVTRATSLSYKVFPEMAATDLGYPATHVALDLAFTDGTYLSELRATDQNGAPLTPRGQADAKTLYVNQWNHRQSRIGDVAAGKTVDRILIAYDAPAAPKTTPVFRGWVDDITLGPEARQKPPAHLSDHVSTTRGTNSSGSFSRGNNFPATAVPHGFNFWTPVTNAGSTDWLYEYARKNNADNLPTLQAFAASHEPSPWMGDRQTFQVMPSTAAGTPDAGRAARALPFHHANETARPHHYGVTFDNGLKADIAPTDHAALMRFTFPGDDANLIFDNVNNNGGLTLDAARGVVTGFSDVRSNLSTGATRLFVYGVLDAPVTAGGKLTGGGGPDVTGYLKLRPGADRTVTLRIATSLIGVDQARANLEREIPAGDSFERVRDRARAQWDGILGRIEVEGASRDRLVTLYSSLYRLYLYPNSGYEQVGARARYASPFSPRTGPDTPTHTGAKIVDGEVYVNNGFWDTYRTTWPAYSLFTPGQAGKMVDGFVQQYKDGGWISRWSSPGYADLMTGTSSDVAFADAYAKGVKFDAVAAYDAAVKNATVAPPSPGVGRKGMTTSPFRGYTSTDTKEGMSWALEGYLNDYGIARMGQALYEKTKKPRYKEESAYFLNRARNYVKHFDSKVGFFQGKDAAGNWRLPPDRFDPRVWGHDYTETNAWTFAFAAPQDTRGLANLYGGRAGLAKKLDTYFATPETAAKEFAGSYNNVIHEMTEARDTRMGMYGHSNQPSHHIAYAYDAAGQPWKTQEKVRDVLSRLYLGSEIGQGYPGDEDNGEMSAWYVFSALGFYPLVMGSPEYAVGSPLFTKATVHLENGRDLVVKAPRNSDRNVYVQGLRVNGKPWNSTALPHALLARGGTLEFAMGPRPSSWGTGKNAAPSSITRDDRVPAPDGDLTVPGSSPLLDDTSATAASFTSLPVSLASAARVTSYTLTSAAKGDAPGSWVLEGRDRHGKWRTVDRRTGESFGEDRQTRVFTVSTPGTYTDYRLTPSSSATLAEVELIGPSKTDLGD, from the coding sequence GTGCGGCTCAGACACCGGCACAGACCCCTGCCCGGCACGGCCCGTTCCGTCGCACTCGCGGCCGCGGCCCTGCTCGTCCTGACGGCCTCCTCCCCCGCCGTCGCGTCCCCGCCCCAAAAGCCCCTGGAAAAGCGGACGTTCATCTCCTCCTTCGAGGACGGTGATCCGCAGCCGGACTGGCGGGACACCGTCGAGACCGGCCCGGACGGCACCGGGAAGACCTCCGGGGTGGGCCCGGAGAGCGGTCCGGGCGCCGGGATGAGCAGCCACCCCGACTCGGGCCCCACCGCTTCCCCCACGGCCAGGACCAACGCGGGCTTCAGCGGGTTGCGGGCCCTGCGGTACGCGGGGACACACACCGCGGCCGGCCGGGGCCACTCGTACAACAAGGTCTTCGACGTCGAGGTGCCCGTCACCCGCGCGACCTCCCTCTCGTACAAGGTCTTCCCCGAGATGGCCGCCACCGACCTGGGCTACCCCGCCACCCATGTCGCGCTCGACCTGGCCTTCACCGACGGCACGTACCTGAGCGAGCTGCGCGCCACCGACCAGAACGGCGCCCCGCTGACACCGCGCGGCCAGGCCGACGCCAAGACGCTCTACGTCAACCAGTGGAACCACCGCCAGTCGCGCATCGGCGACGTGGCGGCGGGCAAGACCGTCGACCGCATCCTGATCGCGTACGACGCGCCCGCCGCGCCGAAGACGACGCCGGTCTTCCGCGGCTGGGTGGACGACATCACGCTCGGCCCCGAGGCGCGGCAGAAGCCGCCCGCCCACCTCTCCGACCATGTGTCCACCACCCGCGGCACGAATTCCAGCGGCAGCTTCTCGCGCGGCAACAACTTCCCCGCCACCGCCGTGCCGCACGGCTTCAACTTCTGGACGCCGGTGACCAACGCGGGCTCCACGGACTGGCTGTACGAGTACGCGCGGAAGAACAACGCCGACAACCTCCCCACCCTCCAGGCGTTCGCCGCCAGCCACGAGCCGAGCCCCTGGATGGGCGACCGGCAGACGTTCCAGGTCATGCCGTCCACCGCGGCCGGCACCCCGGACGCCGGACGCGCCGCCCGCGCCCTGCCGTTCCACCACGCCAACGAGACCGCGCGGCCGCACCACTACGGCGTCACCTTCGACAACGGCCTCAAGGCGGACATCGCCCCGACGGACCACGCGGCGCTGATGCGCTTCACCTTCCCCGGCGACGACGCGAACCTGATCTTCGACAACGTCAACAACAACGGCGGACTCACCCTCGACGCCGCGCGCGGCGTCGTCACCGGCTTCTCGGACGTCCGGAGCAACCTGTCCACCGGCGCCACCCGGCTGTTCGTGTACGGCGTGCTCGACGCGCCGGTCACCGCGGGCGGCAAGCTGACCGGCGGCGGTGGCCCGGACGTCACCGGCTATCTGAAGCTGCGCCCCGGCGCGGACCGTACGGTCACGCTGCGCATCGCCACCTCGCTGATCGGCGTCGATCAGGCACGCGCCAACCTGGAACGGGAGATCCCGGCGGGCGACTCCTTCGAGCGGGTCCGGGACCGCGCCCGTGCCCAGTGGGACGGCATCCTCGGCCGTATCGAGGTCGAGGGCGCGAGCCGGGACCGCCTCGTCACCCTCTACTCCAGCCTCTACCGGCTCTACCTCTACCCCAACTCCGGGTACGAGCAGGTGGGCGCACGCGCCCGGTACGCGAGCCCCTTTTCGCCCCGGACCGGCCCGGACACCCCGACGCACACCGGGGCGAAGATCGTCGACGGTGAGGTCTACGTCAACAACGGTTTCTGGGACACCTACCGCACCACCTGGCCCGCCTATTCCCTGTTCACCCCCGGGCAGGCGGGGAAAATGGTCGACGGATTCGTCCAGCAGTACAAGGACGGCGGCTGGATCTCCCGCTGGTCCTCGCCCGGTTACGCGGATCTGATGACCGGCACCAGTTCGGACGTGGCTTTCGCCGACGCGTACGCGAAGGGCGTGAAGTTCGACGCCGTCGCCGCCTATGACGCGGCGGTGAAGAACGCCACCGTCGCCCCGCCCAGCCCCGGTGTCGGCCGTAAAGGCATGACCACCTCGCCCTTCCGCGGCTACACGAGCACGGACACCAAGGAAGGCATGTCCTGGGCGCTGGAGGGATATCTCAACGACTACGGCATCGCCCGCATGGGACAGGCGCTGTACGAGAAGACGAAGAAGCCTCGGTACAAGGAAGAGTCCGCCTATTTCCTCAACCGCGCACGCAACTACGTCAAGCACTTCGACAGCAAGGTCGGCTTCTTCCAGGGCAAGGACGCGGCCGGGAACTGGCGCCTTCCCCCCGACCGGTTCGACCCGCGCGTCTGGGGCCACGACTACACCGAGACCAACGCCTGGACCTTCGCCTTCGCCGCACCGCAGGACACCCGCGGCCTGGCCAACCTGTACGGCGGCCGGGCGGGCCTGGCCAAGAAGCTGGACACCTACTTCGCCACCCCGGAAACCGCGGCCAAGGAATTCGCCGGCTCGTACAACAACGTCATCCACGAGATGACCGAGGCCCGGGACACCCGGATGGGCATGTACGGGCACAGCAATCAGCCGTCGCACCACATCGCGTACGCCTACGACGCCGCCGGGCAGCCGTGGAAGACGCAGGAGAAGGTCCGCGACGTCCTCTCCCGGCTCTACCTGGGCAGCGAGATCGGCCAAGGATACCCGGGCGACGAGGACAACGGCGAGATGTCCGCCTGGTACGTCTTCAGCGCGCTCGGCTTCTATCCGCTGGTGATGGGATCGCCCGAATACGCGGTCGGCTCACCGCTGTTCACCAAGGCCACCGTCCATCTGGAGAACGGCCGCGACCTAGTGGTCAAGGCACCGCGCAACAGCGACCGCAATGTGTACGTACAGGGCCTGCGGGTCAACGGAAAGCCGTGGAATTCCACCGCACTGCCGCACGCTCTGCTCGCCCGCGGCGGCACCCTTGAATTCGCGATGGGCCCGCGCCCGTCCTCCTGGGGCACCGGCAAGAACGCGGCACCGTCGTCCATCACCCGCGACGACCGGGTGCCCGCGCCGGACGGCGACCTGACCGTGCCGGGCAGCAGCCCGCTCCTGGACGACACATCGGCCACCGCGGCGTCCTTCACGTCCCTCCCGGTGTCCCTCGCGTCGGCGGCGCGGGTGACCTCGTACACCCTCACCTCGGCGGCGAAGGGGGACGCGCCCGGTTCCTGGGTACTGGAGGGCCGGGACCGGCACGGGAAGTGGCGGACCGTCGACCGGCGGACGGGCGAGTCCTTCGGCGAGGACCGGCAGACCCGGGTGTTCACGGTCAGCACACCAGGCACCTACACCGATTACCGCCTGACTCCCTCAAGCAGCGCCACACTTGCGGAAGTTGAGCTCATTGGCCCCTCCAAAACGGATTTAGGGGACTAA
- a CDS encoding ABC transporter ATP-binding protein — protein MKAGEELPQAAQPRGHTLTATDVTVTYDGVDVVHDASLRLAPGQVTVLVGPNGSGKSTLLRTVARLQRARNAALTLGEETDGFALSPRAFSRQVALLPQGRPAPSDLTVRDVVEFGRYPYRGRWGRADPDGPAAVERALRLTGVADLAERGAEHLSGGQLQRVWLAGCLAQDTGVLLLDEPTTYLDLRYQVELLDLIRDLADDHGIAVGVVLHDLDQAAAVADRIVLLRSGRVTADGPPEDVLTPQRLTDTYGIRIEVTTDPSTGRLRTRAVGRHHTRRTPHGDPTQDSKHDAHPAHSERLGATS, from the coding sequence GTGAAGGCCGGTGAAGAACTCCCCCAGGCCGCGCAGCCCCGCGGCCACACCCTGACCGCCACGGACGTCACCGTGACGTACGACGGTGTCGACGTCGTGCACGACGCGTCCCTGCGGCTCGCGCCGGGGCAGGTGACCGTACTGGTCGGCCCCAACGGCAGCGGCAAGTCGACGCTGCTGCGGACCGTGGCACGGCTCCAGCGGGCACGGAACGCGGCGCTGACCCTCGGCGAGGAGACGGACGGCTTCGCGCTCTCCCCCCGCGCGTTCTCGCGGCAGGTGGCGCTGCTGCCCCAAGGGCGGCCCGCGCCCAGCGACCTGACCGTCCGGGACGTCGTGGAGTTCGGGCGGTATCCGTACCGGGGACGCTGGGGCCGGGCCGACCCGGACGGGCCCGCGGCGGTGGAGCGGGCGCTCCGTCTGACCGGGGTCGCCGACCTGGCCGAGCGCGGCGCCGAGCACCTCTCCGGCGGCCAGTTGCAACGGGTGTGGCTCGCGGGCTGCCTCGCGCAGGACACCGGCGTCCTCCTGCTGGACGAGCCGACTACCTACCTCGACCTGCGCTACCAGGTGGAACTCCTGGACCTGATACGGGACTTGGCGGACGACCACGGGATCGCCGTCGGTGTGGTGCTGCACGACCTGGACCAGGCGGCCGCCGTGGCCGACCGGATCGTACTGCTCCGGTCCGGCCGGGTGACCGCCGACGGGCCGCCCGAGGACGTCCTCACCCCGCAGCGGCTGACGGACACCTACGGCATCCGGATCGAGGTCACCACCGACCCGTCGACCGGACGGCTGCGCACCCGCGCGGTCGGCCGGCACCACACCCGGCGGACGCCGCACGGCGACCCGACACAGGACAGCAAGCACGACGCGCACCCCGCGCACAGCGAAAGGCTCGGTGCCACCTCATGA
- a CDS encoding iron ABC transporter permease: MAVTTTAPPAPATAATRKGGAAAVTAVLVLLIAALALVDIAQGTSGVGAAEVGKALTGQADAADASVVVASRLPRMAAGLLVGAVLGMAGAALQAVSRNVLAAPDTLAVNAGSYFSLGLVAATGVSLPLLASSGVAFVGGLAAAAVVLGLSGLGAGTVRLVLAGSALTLGLSSVTEGLLLLFPQQTEGLYAWNQGSIAQNGFGAVLWMLPLAVAGLAGLLLVARRVDALALGDDAARGLGVSVRATRITAVVLAALLSATAVTLAGPIGFVGLSAPAVVRLLARRYRGLSRTRASVTRSALTGAVLVLGSDVALRALVPSDVAVAVPTGVVTSLVGAVFLVVLATRGRDTGAAAPPDRLRIRSRTVFVTVAGTLVAALLAVTIASVLLGDSKLLLGDVLNWAQGRAGRVVSFVLDTRVPRVLAALLAGAALALAGTLVQAVTRNPLAEPGVMGVSGGAALGAVVLVTTAPEAGPAGLAAAAFAGAALASALVFGLSARGGFRQNRLVLVGMGVATASAALISLLIVLTDPFNATKALTWLSGSTYGRTLPDLLPLAVVLAVGVAVAFARHTELDLVSLDGDTPRLLGLGVPGARLGFLALGVLLSAAAVAVTGTIAFVGLVAPHAARALVGRRHVRVVPVAVLLGAVLVGTADMVGRTVIAPAQLGAGLLTAVIGTPYFLWLLIRTRTSAR, from the coding sequence ATGGCCGTCACCACCACCGCTCCCCCCGCCCCCGCCACGGCGGCGACCCGGAAAGGCGGCGCGGCAGCGGTGACGGCCGTGCTCGTCCTGCTGATCGCCGCGCTCGCCCTCGTCGACATCGCGCAAGGCACCTCCGGCGTCGGCGCCGCCGAGGTGGGGAAGGCGCTCACCGGGCAGGCCGACGCGGCGGACGCCTCCGTCGTCGTCGCCTCACGGCTGCCGCGGATGGCCGCCGGGCTCCTGGTCGGCGCGGTGCTCGGCATGGCGGGCGCCGCCCTCCAGGCCGTCAGCCGCAATGTGCTGGCCGCGCCCGACACCCTCGCGGTCAACGCCGGTTCGTACTTCTCGCTCGGGCTGGTCGCCGCGACCGGCGTCTCGCTGCCGCTGCTCGCCTCCTCCGGCGTCGCGTTCGTCGGCGGCCTGGCGGCCGCGGCCGTCGTGCTCGGACTGTCCGGCCTGGGCGCCGGAACCGTACGGCTGGTGCTGGCGGGCAGCGCGCTGACCCTCGGCCTCAGCTCCGTCACGGAGGGACTGCTGCTGCTGTTCCCCCAGCAGACGGAGGGCCTGTACGCCTGGAACCAGGGCAGCATCGCGCAGAACGGTTTCGGCGCGGTGCTGTGGATGCTGCCGCTCGCCGTCGCCGGACTGGCCGGGCTGCTGCTCGTCGCCCGCCGGGTCGACGCCCTGGCGCTCGGCGACGACGCCGCGCGGGGACTGGGCGTGTCCGTGCGCGCCACCCGGATCACCGCCGTCGTCCTGGCCGCCCTGCTGTCCGCCACGGCCGTCACCCTCGCCGGTCCGATCGGCTTCGTCGGGCTGAGCGCCCCGGCCGTCGTCCGCCTGCTGGCGCGCCGCTACCGCGGCTTGTCCCGGACGCGCGCGAGCGTGACGCGGTCCGCGCTCACCGGCGCGGTCCTGGTCCTCGGTTCGGACGTCGCACTGCGGGCGCTGGTGCCGTCCGACGTGGCGGTGGCCGTGCCGACCGGCGTGGTCACGAGCCTGGTCGGCGCCGTGTTCCTGGTGGTGCTGGCGACCCGGGGCCGGGACACCGGCGCCGCCGCCCCGCCCGACCGGCTGCGCATCCGCAGCCGGACCGTCTTCGTGACCGTGGCCGGGACGCTGGTGGCGGCGCTGCTCGCGGTGACCATCGCGTCCGTACTGCTCGGCGACTCCAAGCTGCTGCTCGGCGACGTCCTGAACTGGGCGCAGGGCCGGGCCGGGCGGGTCGTCTCCTTCGTCCTCGACACGCGAGTGCCCCGGGTGCTCGCCGCCCTCCTCGCGGGCGCCGCCCTCGCCCTGGCCGGCACCCTGGTCCAGGCGGTGACCCGCAACCCGCTGGCCGAACCGGGCGTCATGGGTGTCTCCGGCGGTGCCGCGCTGGGCGCGGTGGTCCTGGTGACGACCGCGCCCGAGGCCGGGCCGGCGGGCCTCGCCGCCGCCGCTTTCGCGGGCGCCGCCCTCGCCTCCGCACTCGTCTTCGGGCTGTCGGCGCGCGGCGGCTTCCGGCAGAACCGCCTGGTGCTGGTCGGCATGGGCGTCGCCACCGCGAGCGCCGCCCTGATCAGCCTGCTGATCGTCCTCACCGACCCGTTCAACGCCACCAAGGCGCTGACCTGGCTGTCCGGTTCGACGTACGGGCGGACGCTGCCCGACCTGCTGCCGCTCGCCGTCGTCCTCGCGGTGGGCGTCGCCGTGGCGTTCGCCCGGCACACCGAACTCGACCTCGTCTCGCTGGACGGGGACACCCCTCGGCTGCTGGGACTCGGTGTCCCCGGGGCGCGCCTCGGGTTCCTGGCGCTGGGCGTCCTGCTGAGCGCGGCGGCCGTCGCCGTGACCGGCACCATCGCCTTCGTCGGTCTGGTCGCCCCGCACGCGGCGCGCGCCCTCGTGGGCCGCCGGCACGTACGGGTGGTGCCGGTGGCGGTGCTGCTGGGCGCGGTGCTGGTGGGGACGGCGGACATGGTGGGCCGGACGGTGATCGCCCCGGCCCAGCTCGGCGCGGGCCTGCTCACGGCGGTCATCGGCACGCCGTACTTCCTGTGGCTGCTGATCCGGACCCGGACCTCGGCGCGATAA
- the acnA gene encoding aconitate hydratase AcnA — protein MSANSFDARSTLRVGDESYEIFRLDKVEGSARLPYSLKVLLENLLRTEDGANITADHIRALGGWDSQAQPSQEIQFTPARVIMQDFTGVPCVVDLATMREAVKELGGDPAKINPLAPAELVIDHSVIADKFGTANAFQQNVELEYGRNKERYQFLRWGQTAFDEFKVVPPGTGIVHQVNIEHLARTVMTRNGQAYPDTLVGTDSHTTMVNGLGVLGWGVGGIEAEAAMLGQPVSMLIPRVVGFKLTGELKPGTTATDLVLTITEMLRKHGVVGKFVEFYGEGVAATSLANRATIGNMSPEFGSTAAIFPIDDETLNYLKLTGRSEQQVALVEAYAKEQGLWLDPAAEPDFSEKLELDLSTVVPSIAGPKRPQDRIVLAEASRQFAQDVRNYVSEADLDEAGKESFPASDAPAVSNGTPSKPTQVVAADGSVFEIDHGAVTVAAITSCTNTSNPYVMVAAALVAKKAVEKGLSRKPWVKTTLAPGSKVVTDYFDKANLTPYLDKLGFNLVGYGCTTCIGNSGPLDEEISKAINEADLAVTSVLSGNRNFEGRINPDVKMNYLASPPLVVAYAIAGSMKVDITTEALGTDQDGNPVYLKDIWPSEAEVNDVVANAIGEDMFSKSYEDVFAGDAQWQALPIPTGDTFEWDPQSTYVRKPPYFEGMTMETSPVSDVQGARVLAKLGDSVTTDHISPAGAIKADTPAGQYLTEHGVERRDFNSYGSRRGNHEVMIRGTFANIRLRNQIAPGTEGGFTRDFTQEDGPVSFIYDASQNYQAAGTPLVILAGKEYGSGSSRDWAAKGTALLGVKAVIAESYERIHRSNLIGMGVLPLQFPEGASAQSLGLTGEETFDITGVTALNDGGIPETVKVKAGDVEFDAKVRIDTPGEADYYRNGGIMQYVLRSLIRK, from the coding sequence GTGTCGGCGAACAGCTTCGACGCCCGCAGCACGCTGCGCGTGGGCGACGAGTCGTACGAGATCTTCAGGCTGGACAAGGTCGAGGGCTCCGCCCGCCTTCCCTACAGCCTGAAGGTGCTGCTGGAGAACCTGCTCCGCACCGAGGACGGCGCGAACATCACCGCCGACCACATCCGTGCGCTGGGCGGCTGGGACTCCCAGGCGCAGCCCAGCCAGGAGATCCAGTTCACGCCGGCCCGCGTGATCATGCAGGACTTCACCGGCGTGCCCTGCGTCGTGGACCTCGCCACCATGCGTGAGGCCGTCAAGGAGCTGGGCGGCGACCCGGCCAAGATCAACCCGCTGGCCCCGGCCGAGCTGGTCATCGACCACTCCGTCATCGCCGACAAGTTCGGCACCGCCAACGCCTTCCAGCAGAACGTGGAGCTGGAGTACGGCCGCAACAAGGAGCGCTACCAGTTCCTGCGCTGGGGCCAGACCGCCTTCGACGAGTTCAAGGTCGTCCCGCCCGGCACCGGCATCGTCCACCAGGTCAACATCGAGCACCTGGCCCGTACGGTCATGACCCGCAACGGTCAGGCCTACCCCGACACCCTCGTCGGCACCGACTCGCACACCACCATGGTCAACGGCCTGGGCGTGCTGGGCTGGGGCGTCGGCGGCATCGAGGCCGAGGCCGCGATGCTGGGCCAGCCGGTCTCCATGCTCATCCCGCGCGTCGTCGGCTTCAAGCTGACCGGTGAGCTCAAGCCCGGCACCACCGCCACCGACCTGGTGCTGACCATCACCGAGATGCTGCGCAAGCACGGCGTCGTCGGCAAGTTCGTCGAGTTCTACGGCGAGGGCGTCGCCGCCACCTCGCTGGCCAACCGCGCCACCATCGGCAACATGTCGCCGGAGTTCGGCTCCACCGCCGCGATCTTCCCGATCGACGACGAGACGCTGAACTACCTGAAGCTGACCGGCCGCTCCGAGCAGCAGGTCGCCCTGGTCGAGGCGTACGCCAAGGAGCAGGGCCTGTGGCTGGACCCGGCCGCCGAGCCGGACTTCTCCGAGAAGCTGGAGCTGGACCTGTCGACGGTCGTCCCGTCGATCGCCGGCCCCAAGCGCCCGCAGGACCGCATCGTCCTGGCCGAGGCCTCCCGCCAGTTCGCGCAGGACGTGCGCAACTACGTCAGCGAGGCGGACCTGGACGAGGCGGGCAAGGAGTCCTTCCCGGCCTCCGACGCCCCCGCGGTCTCCAACGGCACGCCCAGCAAGCCGACCCAGGTCGTCGCGGCCGACGGCTCGGTGTTCGAGATCGACCACGGCGCCGTCACCGTCGCCGCGATCACCTCCTGCACCAACACCTCGAACCCCTACGTCATGGTCGCCGCCGCCCTGGTGGCCAAGAAGGCGGTCGAGAAGGGCCTGTCCCGCAAGCCCTGGGTCAAGACCACCCTCGCCCCCGGCTCGAAGGTCGTCACCGACTACTTCGACAAGGCGAACCTGACGCCCTACCTGGACAAGCTGGGCTTCAACCTGGTCGGCTACGGCTGCACCACCTGCATCGGCAACTCCGGTCCGCTGGACGAGGAGATCTCGAAGGCGATCAACGAGGCCGACCTCGCGGTCACCTCGGTGCTCTCCGGCAACCGCAACTTCGAGGGCCGGATCAACCCCGACGTCAAGATGAACTACCTGGCGTCCCCGCCGCTGGTCGTCGCGTACGCCATCGCCGGCTCCATGAAGGTGGACATCACCACCGAGGCGCTCGGCACCGACCAGGACGGCAACCCGGTCTACCTCAAGGACATCTGGCCCTCCGAGGCCGAGGTCAACGACGTCGTGGCCAACGCCATCGGCGAGGACATGTTCTCCAAGTCGTACGAGGACGTCTTCGCGGGCGACGCCCAGTGGCAGGCGCTGCCGATCCCCACCGGCGACACCTTCGAGTGGGACCCGCAGTCCACCTACGTGCGCAAGCCCCCGTACTTCGAGGGCATGACGATGGAGACCAGCCCGGTCTCCGACGTCCAGGGCGCCCGCGTGCTGGCCAAGCTGGGCGACTCGGTCACCACCGACCACATCTCCCCGGCCGGTGCGATCAAGGCCGACACCCCGGCCGGCCAGTACCTCACGGAGCACGGCGTCGAGCGCCGCGACTTCAACAGCTACGGCTCGCGCCGCGGCAACCACGAGGTCATGATCCGCGGCACGTTCGCCAACATCCGCCTGCGCAACCAGATCGCGCCGGGCACCGAGGGCGGCTTCACGCGTGACTTCACGCAGGAGGACGGCCCGGTCTCCTTCATCTACGACGCGTCGCAGAACTACCAGGCGGCCGGCACCCCGCTGGTCATCCTGGCCGGCAAGGAGTACGGCTCCGGCTCGTCCCGCGACTGGGCCGCCAAGGGCACCGCGCTGCTCGGCGTCAAGGCCGTCATCGCCGAGTCCTACGAGCGCATCCACCGCTCGAACCTCATCGGCATGGGCGTCCTGCCGCTCCAGTTCCCGGAGGGCGCCTCGGCGCAGTCGCTGGGCCTGACCGGCGAGGAGACCTTCGACATCACCGGTGTCACCGCGCTGAACGACGGTGGCATCCCGGAGACCGTCAAGGTCAAGGCGGGCGACGTCGAGTTCGACGCCAAGGTGCGCATCGACACCCCCGGCGAGGCGGACTACTACCGCAACGGCGGCATCATGCAGTACGTGCTGCGCTCGCTGATCCGCAAGTAA